The window GAGGGGTGGGGCTCACCCTTTACCTCGCCGTGGTATCCCTGATCCTCTCCTTCCTCGGCGGTCTGTTCCTGGGACTCTTGAGCGTCTCACGGAACCGCCTGATCAAATGGGGATCCACGACGATCATCCAGACGATCCGCGGGATGCCGCTCCTGATGGTCATCTTCTGGATGTTCTTCCTGCTGCCGGCGCTGTTGGGGGGCGGGTTGTCCGCGTCGTGGACGATCATCGCCGCGCTTACCTTGTTCACCTCCTCCTACATGTCGGAGATCGTGCGCGCGGGAATCCTGGGGATCCCGAAGGGGCAGATGGAGGCAGCCATCTCGACCGGGCTGTCGCACAAGCAGGCGATGTTCCACATCATTCTCCCCCAGGCGCTGCGGAACATGATCCCTTCCTTCGTCAACCAGTTCGTGTCGATGATCAAGGACACCTCGCTGGCGTTCATCGTGGGCGTCTCGGAGCTCACCCACGTCGCGACCCAGATGAACAACCGGACGATGCTCTACCCCACGGAGATCTTCCTTTTCATCGCCGTCATCTACTTCATCATGTGCTTCGCCTTCACGGAGCTGTCCCGATGGCTGGAGCGCCGGTCGGCCTGGCGCAAGTCGATCTGACGTTTCCCGTTTCCCCTTGACATCCATGAACGCGACTCGGAAGATGGGATCATCCTATGTCTTCCGGGTGGCCGGGTGGCGAAGAAGGTCGGCGACAACCTCGTCCGCACCATCCTGGACCTGATCTTCCAGGGGAAGCTCGCCTCCGGAGAGCGCCTACCCTCCATCGAGAAACTGACACGGGAGTACGGGATCAGCGCCGTCTCCGTCCGGGAGGCGATCCAGAAACTCTCCCTGATGGGGCTGGTCCACATCCGTCATGGCGGCGGCACCTTTCTCGACCGGAACATTCCCTCCATCGCGGATATCCTCGACGCGCGAAAGTACGTGGAGGTGGCCGCCGGTTTTCTCGCCGCCCGAAACGCAACGGCTGAGGATCAGGCCCGGCTTGGCCGGATCGTCGCGATGATGGAGGAGGATTTCCGGAACCGCGACTACGTGGCCTACACGAAGAAAGACCTCGAATTCCACCTTTCCATCGCGCGGATGTCGAAGAACGTCCTGCTCTCCGCCTTCCTCGAGAATATCCAGGACCTTCTGTGCTACCTGCAGGAGCGGACCCACATGCTGCAGGGGACGATCGAGAAGGCGTACCGGTTCCATCCGCAGATCGCGAACGCGATCCGGAAGCGGGACGGCAACAAGGCCCAAACCCTCATCACGGCGCATATCGAGGCGGTCAAGCGCGCCTGGTCCAGGTACGACCGGGAAAAGGGAAACGGGGCAACCGCCGCCGCGCCGTCGCGGAGGACCGGTGCGGAGACAGCGACGATGTCGCGTTCCCGGAGGGCGCGGATGAAGCCGGGGTAGCGGAGCCCGCCGGGTCGAAACGGGAAGGCTGTGCGATATCAACCGGAATTCACAACAATGGAGGGCAATGATGGACAGGAAACGAAGCCGCATTCTGCCGTACGCTCTGACACTGCTGTTGTCGCTGTCGTTGGCATCCGCGGGAGTCGCCGCGGACCAGGTGATCAAGATCGGCGCCGTCTACCCGCTGACGGGGGCCATCGCGTCCACGGGGCTCGATTGCCTCCACGGGGCGGAGCTCGCCGTCGACATCATCAACGGGAAATACCCCGACCTGAACCTTCCGCTCGCGAAGACGGAGGGGCTTCCCAACCTCGGCGGCGCCAAGCTGAAGCTGGTCGTCGCCGACACGAAGGGGGAGCCCAGGAACGGGCAGGCCGAGGCGGAGCGGCTGGTCACCCAGGAGAAGGTCGTCGGGATGATCGGCGCGTACCAGAGCGCCGTGACGAAGACGGCGAGCCAGGCGACCGAGCGGCTCAAGATCCCGTATGTCTGCTCCGACTCCTCCTCCCCCACCCTCACCGAGCGGGGCTTGAAGTACTTCTTCCGGGTGAGCCCGCACGACGCGATCTTCGCCCGGGACCAGCTCCAGTTCCTGAAAGACCTCGAGAAGGCCAAGGGGGTGAAGATCGGCACGATCGCCGTCCTTTATGAAAACACCGAGTTCGGATCCAACGTCGGGAAACAGGTCCTGATGCTCGCGCCCGAGTACGGCTTCAAGGTCGTCGCCGACATCTCCTACTCCGCGAACGCCACCGACGTGACGAGCGAGGTCGGGCGCCTCATCCGCGCCAACCCCGACGTGCTGATGCACGCCTCCTACATCACGGATGCGATCCTGTTCACCAAGACGTTCAAGGAGATGGGGTTCAACCCGAAAGGATTAATGACGTTCGCCGGCTACATCGAGCCGGGGTACCTTCCGGCCGTCAAGGCGGACGGAAACGACATCATCGTGCGTTCGACCTTCGCTCTCGACCTCGCCAAGAGAAAGCCGCTGGTCGCCAAGGTGAACGCGCTGTTCAAGAAGAAGTACGGAATCGACATGAGCGAGAACGCCGCCCGCAGCTTCGCCGCCCCCTTCGTGTTCGCCGACGCGATCAACCGCGCGAAGACGACCGAGGCGGAGGCGGTGGTGAAGGCCTTGCTGGCGACGAACATCCCGGGGGACCAGGTGGTCTACCCGTGGAAAGGGATCCAGTTCGACCCGAAGAGCCACCAGAACATCCACGCGCGCGGGATCCTCGTGCAGATCCAGAACCAGAACTACGTCACGGTGTGGCCGTTCGACTCCGCCGCGGCGAACGTGATCTGGCCGTTCCCTGCCTGGAAATCCCGGAAGTAGCGTATCGCGGGGGGGGCGGGTCAGCGCGCCCCTCCCCCGCACACCTTTGGAGAGGGAGCGACGATGTCCGAGCAACTGCTGGCGCAACTCATGAACGGCCTGCTCATCGGCTGCATGTACTCGCTGATCGCCATCGGCCTCACGATGATCTGGGGCGTGATGAACATCATCAATTTCGCGCACGCCGACTTCCTCATGATCGGCATGTTCACCTCCTTCTGGCTGTATACCCTCTACGGGGTGGACCCCCTCTTCTCCATCCCGGTCTGCGCGGTGCTCCTCTTCGTTCTGGGGTGGCTCATCTACAAGTACCTGGTGAGCAAGGTGATGACGGGGCCGGGGCTGGCGCAGGTGGTGGTGACCTTCGGCGTCTCCATCTTCATTGCGAATGCCGCGGTCTTCCTGTGGTCGCCGGATTTCCGGATGATCGAGAAGCCGCTCCTGTACGGAACGTGGAACTTCGGAACGGTCCAGCTCTCGATCCCGAAGGCGATCGCCTCCCTCGGCAGCGTCGCGGTATCGGTGGCGCTTTTCCTGTTCCTGCGAAAGACCAAGACGGGGAAGGCGATCCTGGCCGTCGAGATGAACCGCAGCTCGGCCCTGCTGATGGGGATCAACACCGAACGGGTGAACGCCCTGTCCTTCGCCATCGGATCTTCCCTGGTGGGGATCGCGGGGGCGTTCCTGTCGATGTACTACTACATCTATCCGCAGGTGGGCGGGACGTTCGGCCTCATCTCCTTCTGCATCGTGGCCCTGGGGGGGTTCGGGAGCATCGAGGGGGCGTTCCTCGCGGGAATCCTGATCGGAGTCGTCCAGACGCTGGGGGGGTACTTCTTCGATCCGGCGTACAAGTACGCCATCGTCTTCGCGATGTACCTCGTAACCGTCTGGATCCGGCCGCAAGGTCTGATGGGGTGATGACCATGAAAAAACCCACGGCCGTGCAGGTCGTCTTCTACGCCGTCCTCCTCGTCGCGCTGCTCGTTTTCCCGTTGGTCGTCAAAGGGACCTTCCCCACGCACGTCATGATCATGGTGTTCCTCTTCGCCATGATGGGCGTCGCGTGGAACATCCTGGGCGGGTACGCCGCGATGTTCTCCTTCGGCCAGGTCGCCTTCTTCGGGATCGGGGCGTACACCTCCACCATCCTGCTTATGAACTACAACGTGAACCCGTGGATCGGCCTCGTCGCGGGAGGCGTTCTCGCCGCGCTGATGGGGGCCGCGATCGGCATCCCGTGCTCCAACCTGCGAGGGCACTACTTCGCCATCGCCAGCATCGCCTTCGCCGAGATCGTACGGATCCACTTCAACAACTGGAAGTTCGTCGCCGCCGCGGAGGGGCTGTCCCTGCCGCTCCTTCCGGAAGGCGTCGGGAATTTCATGTTTCATTCCTCGAAAGCCCCCTACTACTACATCATCCTCGTCTTCCTGCTTCTTTCGGTGCTGATCTGCTGGTACATCTCCACGAACCGGATGGGGTTCTACCTCCGGGCCATCAAGGAGAGCCACGAGCTCGCCAAGGGGATGGGGATCAGCTTCGTCCGCTACCGCCTCTACGCCATCATGATCAGCGCGTTCCTCACAGCGATGGCGGGTACCTTCTACTCCCAGTACATCCTCTACATCGACCCGGACAGCGTTCTCATCCTCCCCATCTCCGTTCAGATCGTCCTGGTGGCGATGCTCGGCGGGGCCGGTACGATCGTCGGGCCGGTCATCGGGGCGGCGATCCTGCTCCCCCTGTCCGAGATCACCCGGGTGTGGCTTGGGTACAAGGGGACGGGCATCGACATGATGATCTACGGGGCGCTCATCATGCTGATCTCCGCGTATCGCCCGGAGGGGGTCTGGGGGCTGCTGACCACGATCGGAAGGAGGGGGAAATGAGCGCGGCCTCCATCCTCGAGGTCCAGGGGGTCACCAAGCGATTCGGCGGGCTGACCGCGAACGAGGACGTCTCCTTCACCGTAGGCGAAGGTGAGATCGTCAGCGTCATCGGCCCCAACGGCGCGGGGAAGAGCACCCTCTTCAACTGCATCACGGGGGTCTACCGACCCGATGCGGGGAGGATCCTCTACCGGGGAGAGGACATCACTCTGTACAGCGCCCACAAGATCTGCAAGCTGGGGGTCGCGCGGACGTTCCAGGTCGTCCAGGTCATCAGCGACATGACGGTCCTGGAGAACGTTATGACGGGGACGTACCTGCGCACCTATAATCGGGGGGAGGTTCAGGAGAAAGCCGAGGGGATCCTCCGGTTCGCCGGTTTGTACGAGAAGAGGGACTTCTTGAGCACGGACATTACGATCGCCGACAAGAAGCGGCTCGAGGTCGCGATGGCGCTGGGCACGAACCCCATCCTTCTGATGCTAGACGAGGCGATGGCGGGGTTGACCCCCGTGGAGCTGCGGGAAATGATGGCGCTGATCCGGAAAATCCGGGAAAACGGCGTTACCCTGATCATAGTGGAACACGTGATGGAGGCGGTCATGGAACTTTCCGACCGGGTGGTGGTCATCAACTCGGGTCGGAAGATCGTCGAGGGGGTGCCTGCCGAGGTCGTCCGGAATCCGGAAGTCATCCAGGCCTACCTGGGGGACCGCTACCATGCTTGAAATCAAGAACGCCTCCATCGGGTACAAGGGCGGGGTCCTCGCGGTCCAGGACATCTCCTTCACTGTGAAAAAGGGCGAGGTGGTGAGCCTCGTCGGCTCCAACGGGGCGGGGAAGAGCACCGTCCTGCGGGCGATCTCGGGGCTCCTGCGGCCCCGGTCAGGGGAGATCCTCCTGAACGGGGAGGCCCTCCACACCGTCCCGCCGTACGACATCGTCAGGCGGGGGGTCGCCATGGTGCCGGAGGGGCGCCAGCTCTTCGGTAGACTTTCCGTGATCGACAACCTGCTCATGGGGGCGTACGCCATCGACTCGAAACAGCGGACGCAGGAGACGCTCGAAACGGTTCTCGCCCTCTTCCCGCGGCTGGCGGAGCGCAAGGGACAGCGGGCCGAGACGCTCTCCGGCGGCGAGCAGCAGCAGCTGGCGATCGGCCGGGGGCTGATGTCGCAGCCGAAGCTCCTTATGCTCGACGAGCCGTCCCTGGGGATCATGCCGAAGCTGGTCTCGGAGATCTTCCAGACCATCCGCGAGGTCTCGAAGAAGGGGGTCACCGTGCTCCTGGTCGAGCAGAACGTCTTCGAGGCGCTCGACATCTCCGACCGGGCGTACGTGCTTCAGACGGGGCGGATCGTCCTCGAGGGGCTCGGGAAGGAATTGCTGCAGTCCGACCTGGTGCGCCAGGCATACCTCGGCATGTAGGGGGAGAAAAAGTGCGGCCCGATATCGCCGACATCATCCGGGGCGCCGACATCGGCCAATGGAAGCCGGTGGAGATCGAGTACGGCGACCGTACGATCGAGGTCCTCCTCCCCCCTGGCGTCAAGACGCTGGGGATGCAGGAGTTTCCCCCCCTTGCCCGCCCGGCGGACGAGATCCGCCGCTCCCTCGAGGATCCCGTCGGCACGCCTCCACTCGCGAAGATCATCGAGGCGAAGGGGAAGCCTGCGGGGGAGCTCACCGTGTGCATCACGACCTCCGATATCACCCGCCCCGTACCGTACAAGGGAGAGAGCGGGATCCTCGATCCCCTCCTGCGGATACTCCAAGGTTGCGGCGTCCGCAGGGAAAATGTGACCCTCCTTGTGGGAACGGGGACCCATCGCCCCAGCACCGCGCAGGAGAAGGTCGCGATGTTCGGCGAGCGTGTGGCGTCGGAGTTCCGGATCATCGACCACGACTGCGACGACGAGTCGATGCTGACGTACATCGGCAGATCCCGCAGCGGCACGGAAATCCACATCAATCGCCATTTCATCGAAGCGGATGTCAAGATCGCCACGGGGCTCGTGGAGAGCCACTTCATGGCGGGGGTGTCGGCCGGACGGAAGGCGATCTGTCCCGCCCTCGTCAGCCGAAAGACGATCGAGCGGTTTCACGGCGTGCAGTTCCTCTCCTCCCCGAAAGCCACGAACCTCGTCCTCGAAGGGAACCCGTGCCACGAGGAGTCGCTGGAGATCGCCCGCAAGACCGGGGTGGATTTCATCGTCAGCACCGTCCTGAACCGGGGGCTCGAGCTAGTCGGCGTCTTTTCCGGCGAACTCGAGATGTCCCACGACAAGGCGGTGGAACTGGTCCGGCGGGTCGTAGCGATCCCCGT is drawn from Candidatus Deferrimicrobium sp. and contains these coding sequences:
- a CDS encoding ABC transporter ATP-binding protein, with product MSAASILEVQGVTKRFGGLTANEDVSFTVGEGEIVSVIGPNGAGKSTLFNCITGVYRPDAGRILYRGEDITLYSAHKICKLGVARTFQVVQVISDMTVLENVMTGTYLRTYNRGEVQEKAEGILRFAGLYEKRDFLSTDITIADKKRLEVAMALGTNPILLMLDEAMAGLTPVELREMMALIRKIRENGVTLIIVEHVMEAVMELSDRVVVINSGRKIVEGVPAEVVRNPEVIQAYLGDRYHA
- a CDS encoding FadR/GntR family transcriptional regulator, with protein sequence MAKKVGDNLVRTILDLIFQGKLASGERLPSIEKLTREYGISAVSVREAIQKLSLMGLVHIRHGGGTFLDRNIPSIADILDARKYVEVAAGFLAARNATAEDQARLGRIVAMMEEDFRNRDYVAYTKKDLEFHLSIARMSKNVLLSAFLENIQDLLCYLQERTHMLQGTIEKAYRFHPQIANAIRKRDGNKAQTLITAHIEAVKRAWSRYDREKGNGATAAAPSRRTGAETATMSRSRRARMKPG
- a CDS encoding amino acid ABC transporter permease — translated: MIGGLDFTVIRDNLSYFFIGRFPRGPLGGVGLTLYLAVVSLILSFLGGLFLGLLSVSRNRLIKWGSTTIIQTIRGMPLLMVIFWMFFLLPALLGGGLSASWTIIAALTLFTSSYMSEIVRAGILGIPKGQMEAAISTGLSHKQAMFHIILPQALRNMIPSFVNQFVSMIKDTSLAFIVGVSELTHVATQMNNRTMLYPTEIFLFIAVIYFIMCFAFTELSRWLERRSAWRKSI
- a CDS encoding branched-chain amino acid ABC transporter permease, whose translation is MKKPTAVQVVFYAVLLVALLVFPLVVKGTFPTHVMIMVFLFAMMGVAWNILGGYAAMFSFGQVAFFGIGAYTSTILLMNYNVNPWIGLVAGGVLAALMGAAIGIPCSNLRGHYFAIASIAFAEIVRIHFNNWKFVAAAEGLSLPLLPEGVGNFMFHSSKAPYYYIILVFLLLSVLICWYISTNRMGFYLRAIKESHELAKGMGISFVRYRLYAIMISAFLTAMAGTFYSQYILYIDPDSVLILPISVQIVLVAMLGGAGTIVGPVIGAAILLPLSEITRVWLGYKGTGIDMMIYGALIMLISAYRPEGVWGLLTTIGRRGK
- a CDS encoding branched-chain amino acid ABC transporter permease: MSEQLLAQLMNGLLIGCMYSLIAIGLTMIWGVMNIINFAHADFLMIGMFTSFWLYTLYGVDPLFSIPVCAVLLFVLGWLIYKYLVSKVMTGPGLAQVVVTFGVSIFIANAAVFLWSPDFRMIEKPLLYGTWNFGTVQLSIPKAIASLGSVAVSVALFLFLRKTKTGKAILAVEMNRSSALLMGINTERVNALSFAIGSSLVGIAGAFLSMYYYIYPQVGGTFGLISFCIVALGGFGSIEGAFLAGILIGVVQTLGGYFFDPAYKYAIVFAMYLVTVWIRPQGLMG
- a CDS encoding ABC transporter substrate-binding protein, whose translation is MDRKRSRILPYALTLLLSLSLASAGVAADQVIKIGAVYPLTGAIASTGLDCLHGAELAVDIINGKYPDLNLPLAKTEGLPNLGGAKLKLVVADTKGEPRNGQAEAERLVTQEKVVGMIGAYQSAVTKTASQATERLKIPYVCSDSSSPTLTERGLKYFFRVSPHDAIFARDQLQFLKDLEKAKGVKIGTIAVLYENTEFGSNVGKQVLMLAPEYGFKVVADISYSANATDVTSEVGRLIRANPDVLMHASYITDAILFTKTFKEMGFNPKGLMTFAGYIEPGYLPAVKADGNDIIVRSTFALDLAKRKPLVAKVNALFKKKYGIDMSENAARSFAAPFVFADAINRAKTTEAEAVVKALLATNIPGDQVVYPWKGIQFDPKSHQNIHARGILVQIQNQNYVTVWPFDSAAANVIWPFPAWKSRK
- a CDS encoding ABC transporter ATP-binding protein translates to MLEIKNASIGYKGGVLAVQDISFTVKKGEVVSLVGSNGAGKSTVLRAISGLLRPRSGEILLNGEALHTVPPYDIVRRGVAMVPEGRQLFGRLSVIDNLLMGAYAIDSKQRTQETLETVLALFPRLAERKGQRAETLSGGEQQQLAIGRGLMSQPKLLMLDEPSLGIMPKLVSEIFQTIREVSKKGVTVLLVEQNVFEALDISDRAYVLQTGRIVLEGLGKELLQSDLVRQAYLGM
- the larA gene encoding nickel-dependent lactate racemase: MRPDIADIIRGADIGQWKPVEIEYGDRTIEVLLPPGVKTLGMQEFPPLARPADEIRRSLEDPVGTPPLAKIIEAKGKPAGELTVCITTSDITRPVPYKGESGILDPLLRILQGCGVRRENVTLLVGTGTHRPSTAQEKVAMFGERVASEFRIIDHDCDDESMLTYIGRSRSGTEIHINRHFIEADVKIATGLVESHFMAGVSAGRKAICPALVSRKTIERFHGVQFLSSPKATNLVLEGNPCHEESLEIARKTGVDFIVSTVLNRGLELVGVFSGELEMSHDKAVELVRRVVAIPVEREFDIVLTHGGYVGINHYQNAKAACNALPILREKGFLILAACERDEDPIGPATYKTLLQLLKLQGPDGYLAALLNPAWKFTRDQWEPQMWGKVIEKIGEEGMLYCTFFIPKREQRLVPGTAGWDFLPDGIHAHDAEATQAMVRNALVYAYHHPKWKGGKPSVAFIKEGPYAIPCVQGTPP